A single genomic interval of Panthera uncia isolate 11264 chromosome A1 unlocalized genomic scaffold, Puncia_PCG_1.0 HiC_scaffold_17, whole genome shotgun sequence harbors:
- the RBM22 gene encoding pre-mRNA-splicing factor RBM22: MATSLGSNTYNRQNWEDADFPILCQTCLGENPYIRMTKEKYGKECKICARPFTVFRWCPGVRMRFKKTEVCQTCSKLKNVCQTCLLDLEYGLPIQVRDAGLSFKDDMPKSDVNKEYYTQNMEREISNSDGTRPVGMLGKATSTSDMLLKLARTTPYYKRNRPHICSFWVKGECKRGEECPYRHEKPTDPDDPLADQNIKDRYYGINDPVADKLLKRASTMPRLDPPEDKTITTLYVGGLGDTITETDLRNHFYQFGEIRTITVVQRQQCAFIQFATRQAAEVAAEKSFNKLIVNGRRLNVKWGRSQAARGKEKEKDGTTDSGIKLEPVPGLPGALPPPPAAEEEASANYFNLPPSGPPAVVNIALPPPPGIAPPPPPGFGPHMFHPMGPPPPFMRAPGPIHYPSQDPQRMGAHAGKHSSP, translated from the exons ATGGCGACTTCTCTGGGTTCCAACACCTACAACAGGCAGAACTGGGAGGATGCG GACTTCCCCATTCTGTGCCAGACATGTCTTGGAGAAAACCCATATATTCGAATG acCAAAGAAAAGTATGGGAAGGAATGCAAA atcTGTGCCAGGCCATTCACAGTATTTCGCTGGTGCCCCGGTGTCCGCATGCGTTTCAAGAAGACTGAAGTGTGCCAAACCTGCAGTAAATTGAAGAATGTCTGTCAGACCTGCCTCTTGGACCTAGAATATG GCCTGCCCATCCAGGTTCGGGATGCAGGATTGTCTTTTAAGGATGATATGCCAAAGTCAGATGTCAACAAAGAATACTACACACAGAATATGGAGAGAGAG ATTTCCAACTCTGATGGAACACGGCCAGTTGGCATGTTGGGGAAAGCCACATCCACCAGTGACATGCTACTCAAACTAGCCCGGACCACACCCTACTACAAAAGGAATCGACCCCACATTTGCTCCTTCTGGGTAAAAGGAGAATGTAAGAGAGGAGAGGAGTGTCCATACAG GCATGAGAAGCCAACAGATCCGGATGACCCCCTTGCTGATCAGAACATTAAAGACCGATATTATGGGATCAATGACCCTGTGGCAGATAAGCTTCTAAAGCGGGCTTCAACAATGCCTCGTCTGGACCCCCCAGAGGACAAGACTATCACCACGCTGTATGTTGGTGGTCTGGGCGATACCATTACTGAGACCGATCTAAG AAATCACTTCTACCAGTTTGGGGAGATCCGGACGATCACCGTCGTACAGAGACAGCAGTGTGCGTTCATCCAGTTTGCCACGAGGCAGGCTGCAGAGGTGGCTGCGGAGAAGTCCTTTAATAAGTTGATTGTCAATGGCCGTAGACTCAACGTGAAATGGGGAAG GTCccaagcagccagaggaaaagaaaaagagaaggatggAACCACAGACTCTGGGATCAAGCTAGAGCCCGTTCCAGGACTGCCAGGAG cTCTTCCGCCTCCTCCTGCAGCCGAAGAAGAAGCCTCTGCCAACTACTTCAACCTACCCCCAAGTGGTCCTCCAGCAGTGGTGAACATAGCCCTGCCGCCACCCCCTGGTattgccccgcccccacccccag GTTTTGGGCCACACATGTTCCACCCAATGGGACCACCCCCTCCTTTCATGAGGGCTCCAGGACCAATCCACTATCCTTCTCAGGACCCTCAGAGGATGGGAGCTCATGCTGGGAAACACAGCAGTCCCTAG